ACCGCCGCCGTGGAGGAGACGGCGCGTCTTGCCGCCCGACTGCAGATCCGGGGAACGCCGACGATGATCCTTCCCGACGGGCGAATCGTCAACGGATACCGGGATGCGGACACCATCCTCAAGCTGCTTAAGGAAAACGCGGCGGAAGCGCAGAGGAAATAGGCAGGTCATGGCCCCCAAGAGGGCGGGAGTCCGGGGAACCTGATATAATCCGGGGTGCCCGCCTGCGGCCCAAAGGAGACCCCATGAAACGGCTGTGCGTACCCCTCGCCGCCGGAGCGATCCTGCTTTTCACCGCGGTTCCTCCGGCCCCGGCCTACCAGAAAGACGCCGGCCCCGCCAAGGAGTGCACCGAGTGCCACACCATGAGCCCGGCGGAGGCGGGAAAGGCGCTCGGCAAATTCGTGGACAACGTCGTCGGCGTCGTGCCGGGGCCGTTCCCGGGAACGTGGGAGGTCGACGTGGAGAAGGGGGGGAAAACGTACCCCCTCTACCTGGACTACTCGGGAAAATACCTCTTCAACGGCCAGGTCATCCGGATGAGCGACATGGAGAATCTCACCGGCTTGCGCTACATCGACCTGAACCGCATCGACGTCTCCGCGATCCCGCTCGGGGACGCGGTCGTCATCGGGAACCCCGAGGCGAAGCACAAGGTCATCGTCTTCGACGACCCGGACTGTCCCTGGTGCAATAAGCTCCACGGCGAGATCAAAAAGGTCGTGGCGCGCGATCCCGGGGTGGCCTTCTTCGTCCGCGTATATTCGCGCAACAACAACCCTGCGTCCATCCGCAAGGCTCTCTCCATCGTCTGCGGGAAGAAGGAGGCCGCGAAACTCCTGGAGGACGCCTTCGCCGGGAAGGAGCTTCCCCCCGGGGACTGCAAGACGAACGCGGTGGAGGAGACCGCGACGCTGGCCCGGAAGCTGGGGATCCAGGGGACGCCGGCGATGATCCTTCCCGACGGGAGGCTGATCAGCGGCTACCTGCAGGCCGACGCGCTGCTCGAGCTTCTCCGGCCGGAGAAGTAGCGCACGACAGCTCCTTGCAGAACCTGCTGCATTTCCTCGAGGCGTATCTGAAGACAGGGTCCGCCCTGGCCTAT
This portion of the Candidatus Deferrimicrobiaceae bacterium genome encodes:
- a CDS encoding DsbC family protein, encoding MKRLCVPLAAGAILLFTAVPPAPAYQKDAGPAKECTECHTMSPAEAGKALGKFVDNVVGVVPGPFPGTWEVDVEKGGKTYPLYLDYSGKYLFNGQVIRMSDMENLTGLRYIDLNRIDVSAIPLGDAVVIGNPEAKHKVIVFDDPDCPWCNKLHGEIKKVVARDPGVAFFVRVYSRNNNPASIRKALSIVCGKKEAAKLLEDAFAGKELPPGDCKTNAVEETATLARKLGIQGTPAMILPDGRLISGYLQADALLELLRPEK